The Budorcas taxicolor isolate Tak-1 chromosome 2, Takin1.1, whole genome shotgun sequence genome window below encodes:
- the NDUFAB1 gene encoding acyl carrier protein, mitochondrial, which yields MAVRVLCACVRRLPTAFAPLPRLPTLAAARPLSTTLFAAETRTRPGAPLPALVLAQVPGRVTPLCRQYSDAPPLTLEGIKDRVLYVLKLYDKIDPEKLSVNSHFMKDLGLDSLDQVEIIMAMEDEFGFEIPDIDAEKLMCPQEIVDYIADKKDVYE from the exons ATGGCGGTTCGTGTCCTTTGCGCCTGTGTCCGCCGACTTCCCACGGCCTTCGCGCCGCTGCCCAGGCTCCCCACTCTAGCCGCGGCCCGGCCGCTCAGCACTACCCTCTTCGCCGCGGAGACCCGGACGAGGCCTGGGGCTCCGCTGCCGGCCTTGGTGCTCGCGCAG GTTCCAGGCAGAGTTACACCGCTGTGCCGCCAGTATAGCGACGCACCGCCTTTGACACTGGAGGGAATCAAGGACCGTGTTCTTTATGTCTTGAAACTCTATGACAAGATTGACCCAGAAAAG CTTTCAGTAAATTCCCATTTTATGAAAGACCTGGGCTTAGACAGTTTGGACCAAGTGGAGATTATCATGGCCATGGAGGACGAATTTG GGTTTGAGATTCCTGATATAGATGCGGAGAAGTTAATGTGCCCACAAGAAATTGTAGATTACATTGCAGATAAGAAGGATGTATATGAATAA